A single genomic interval of Panulirus ornatus isolate Po-2019 chromosome 37, ASM3632096v1, whole genome shotgun sequence harbors:
- the LOC139760552 gene encoding lysozyme-like codes for MSLVKTALACVTTTLVLVMVYGQQKELIGDDCLGCLCEGTTKCNSSIGCQAPFPGAYFCGAFLITRAYWIDAGKPVITNDNPDELGAFERCVNDLYCAAETVRRYLTKFQTEKVPGVVKDCNGDGVIDCHDFAYMHRMGAYGCNDPTVRNTDFYKRFKTCWKVVTEAS; via the exons ATGTCACTGGTGAAGACGGCCCTCGCTTGTGTGACGACTACTCTCGTCCTCGTCATGGTTTATG GCCAGCAGAAGGAGTTGATTGGGGACGACTGTCTGGGATGCCTGTGTGAGGGCACTACGAAGTGCAACTCCAGTATTGGCTGTCAGGCCCCCTTCCCTGGGGCCTACTTCTGCGGGGCGTTCCTCATCACGCGGGCGTACTGGATCGACGCTGGAAAGCCCGTCATTACAAACGATAATCCGGATGAGCTTGGcg cTTTTGAGAGGTGTGTGAACGACCTGTACTGCGCTGCTGAGACGGTCCGCAGATACCTGACCAAGTTTCAAACG GAAAAGGTGCCTGGCGTCGTCAAGGACTGTAACGGAGATGGGGTGATCGACTGCCATGACTTCGCCTACATGCACAGGATGGGTGCCTATGGCTGCAATGACCCTACCGTTCGCAACACTGATTTCTACAAGAGGTTTAAAACCTGTTGGAAGGTGGTCACGGAAGCATCCTAG